The following coding sequences lie in one Mycobacterium sp. Z3061 genomic window:
- a CDS encoding RNA degradosome polyphosphate kinase — protein MIGNDRRVTEIEATPEAEARPDEHAWHPGDSAPAAPPAATPAAIIDALPEERYLNRELSWLDFNARVLALADDNSMPLLERAKFLAIFASNLDEFYMVRVAGLKRRDEMGLSVRSADGLTPREQLRRIGEQTQQIASRQARVFLDSVLPALEEEGIYIVTWADLDEAEQERLSTYFHEQVFPVLTPLAVDPAHPFPFVSGLSLNLAITVKQPEDGTQHFARVKVPDNVDRFVELDAKDDDGEDQVAVRFLPMEELIAAFLPVLFPGMEIVEHHAFRITRNADFEVEEDRDEDLLQALERELARRRFGSPVRLEASDDMTESMLELLLRELDVHPGDVIEVPGLLDLSSLWQIYGIDRPALKDRAFVPATHPAFAERETPKSIFATLREGDVLVHHPYDSFSTSVQRFVEQAAADPNVLAIKQTLYRTSGDSPIVRALIDAAEAGKQVVAMVEIKARFDEQANIRWARTLEQAGVHVVYGFVGLKTHCKTCLVVRREGPIIRRYCHVGTGNYNGKTARLYEDVGLLTADPNIGADLTDLFNTLTGYSRKLTYRNLLVAPHGIRTGIIERVEREVEAHRRGNDARIRLKMNALVDEQVIDALYRASQAGVRVEVVVRGICALRPGTEGISENITVRSILGRFLEHSRILHFNAIDEFWIGSADMMHRNLDRRVEVMAQVKDPRLTAQLDELFESALDPSTRCWELGSDGQWTASPQEGESVRDHQASLMERHRSP, from the coding sequence GTGATAGGCAATGATCGCAGGGTGACCGAAATCGAAGCCACCCCAGAGGCAGAGGCACGTCCCGACGAGCACGCTTGGCACCCTGGCGACTCGGCTCCCGCGGCCCCTCCGGCCGCGACTCCCGCGGCGATCATCGACGCGCTGCCGGAAGAGCGCTACCTCAACCGGGAACTGAGCTGGCTCGACTTCAACGCCCGCGTGCTGGCACTGGCCGACGACAATTCGATGCCGCTGCTCGAGCGCGCGAAGTTCCTGGCCATCTTCGCCTCCAACCTGGACGAGTTCTACATGGTTCGGGTCGCCGGCCTGAAGCGCCGCGACGAGATGGGGCTGTCGGTGCGCTCAGCGGACGGACTGACGCCGCGCGAGCAACTGCGGCGCATCGGCGAGCAGACCCAACAGATCGCCAGCCGGCAGGCGCGGGTGTTCCTCGATTCGGTGCTGCCCGCCCTCGAGGAGGAAGGCATCTACATCGTCACGTGGGCCGACCTCGATGAGGCTGAGCAAGAGCGCTTGTCGACCTATTTCCACGAGCAGGTCTTCCCCGTTCTCACGCCGTTGGCGGTGGACCCGGCCCACCCCTTCCCCTTCGTGAGCGGGCTGAGCCTGAACCTGGCGATCACCGTCAAGCAGCCCGAGGACGGCACCCAGCATTTCGCGCGGGTGAAGGTACCCGACAACGTGGACCGGTTCGTCGAACTGGACGCCAAGGACGACGACGGCGAAGACCAGGTGGCCGTGCGGTTCCTGCCGATGGAGGAGTTGATCGCGGCCTTCCTTCCGGTGCTCTTCCCCGGTATGGAAATCGTGGAGCACCATGCGTTTCGGATCACCCGCAACGCCGACTTCGAGGTGGAAGAGGACCGCGACGAGGACCTGTTGCAGGCGCTCGAGCGGGAGCTGGCGCGACGCCGGTTCGGGTCCCCGGTACGGCTCGAAGCATCCGACGACATGACCGAGAGCATGCTGGAGCTGCTGCTGCGCGAGCTCGACGTGCATCCCGGTGATGTCATCGAAGTGCCTGGGCTGCTGGATTTGTCGTCGCTGTGGCAGATCTACGGCATCGACCGGCCGGCGCTGAAGGACCGGGCCTTCGTGCCCGCCACCCACCCCGCCTTCGCGGAGCGGGAGACGCCCAAGAGCATCTTCGCCACGCTGCGCGAGGGCGACGTACTGGTGCACCATCCCTACGACTCGTTCTCGACGAGCGTGCAGCGGTTCGTGGAACAGGCCGCCGCAGATCCGAATGTGCTTGCGATCAAACAGACGCTCTACCGCACCTCCGGGGATTCCCCGATCGTGCGGGCATTGATCGACGCCGCCGAAGCCGGAAAACAAGTTGTGGCAATGGTTGAGATCAAAGCGCGCTTCGACGAGCAGGCCAACATCCGTTGGGCGCGAACCCTTGAGCAGGCAGGCGTGCACGTCGTCTATGGGTTCGTCGGACTCAAGACGCACTGCAAGACCTGCCTGGTGGTGCGTCGTGAAGGTCCCATCATCCGGCGGTACTGCCACGTCGGAACCGGCAACTACAACGGCAAGACGGCGCGACTGTACGAGGACGTGGGCCTGCTGACCGCCGACCCCAACATCGGCGCGGACCTGACCGACCTCTTCAACACGCTGACCGGTTACTCGCGAAAGCTGACCTACCGCAACCTGTTAGTGGCCCCGCACGGCATCCGCACCGGGATCATCGAGCGCGTGGAACGTGAGGTCGAGGCCCATCGTCGCGGCAACGACGCGCGGATCCGGCTCAAGATGAACGCACTGGTCGACGAGCAGGTCATCGACGCGCTCTATCGCGCATCGCAGGCCGGGGTGCGGGTCGAGGTGGTGGTGCGCGGTATCTGCGCGCTGCGCCCGGGCACCGAGGGCATCTCCGAAAACATCACCGTCCGCTCGATTCTCGGCCGGTTCCTGGAACATTCGCGGATTCTGCATTTCAACGCCATCGACGAATTCTGGATCGGCAGCGCCGACATGATGCACCGCAACCTGGACCGCCGCGTCGAGGTCATGGCACAGGTCAAGGACCCGCGTTTGACCGCGCAACTCGACGAGCTGTTCGAGTCCGCCTTGGACCCCTCCACCCGATGCTGGGAGCTCGGGTCCGACGGGCAGTGGACGGCGTCGCCGCAGGAAGGCGAGAGCGTCCGCGACCACCAGGCTTCGCTCATGGAACGGCACCGCAGCCCGTAG
- a CDS encoding NAD(P)H-dependent glycerol-3-phosphate dehydrogenase — MAGTGTVAVMGAGAWGTVLAKVLADAGGDVTLWARRADVADKINKTRYNPDYLPGTLLPAGVRATNDAEEALAGVTTVLLGVPAQTMRANLEQWNGMWADGATLVSLAKGIELGTLMRMSQVIVSVTGVDASQVAVISGPNLASEIAESQPAATVVACSDSGRAVALQRFLNSGYFRPYTNSDVVGTEIGGACKNVIALACGMAVGVGLGENTAAAIITRGLAEIMRLGLALGAKGTTLAGLAGVGDLVATCTSPYSRNRSLGERLGRGDTMHTALHGKDGHVVEGVTSCESVLALASSYDVEMPLTDAVHRVCHKGLSVNDAIALLLGRSTKPE; from the coding sequence ATGGCCGGCACGGGAACCGTCGCGGTGATGGGCGCGGGCGCATGGGGCACGGTGCTGGCCAAGGTGCTTGCCGATGCCGGGGGCGACGTTACGTTGTGGGCGCGGCGCGCGGATGTCGCCGACAAGATCAATAAGACCCGGTACAACCCCGACTACCTTCCCGGCACCTTGCTTCCGGCGGGCGTCCGCGCCACCAACGATGCGGAGGAAGCGCTGGCCGGCGTCACGACTGTGCTACTCGGGGTCCCGGCCCAGACCATGCGCGCCAATCTCGAACAGTGGAACGGCATGTGGGCCGACGGCGCGACTCTGGTCAGCCTGGCCAAGGGGATCGAGCTGGGCACCCTGATGCGGATGAGCCAGGTGATCGTTTCGGTCACCGGAGTGGACGCATCCCAGGTTGCGGTGATCTCCGGACCGAACCTCGCCAGTGAGATCGCCGAGAGCCAGCCCGCCGCCACCGTCGTCGCGTGCAGCGACTCAGGGCGTGCCGTGGCGTTGCAGCGGTTTTTGAACAGTGGCTACTTCCGTCCCTACACCAACTCCGATGTGGTGGGAACGGAGATCGGGGGCGCGTGCAAGAACGTCATCGCGTTGGCGTGCGGGATGGCGGTCGGGGTCGGGTTGGGGGAGAACACGGCGGCGGCCATCATCACTCGCGGTCTGGCCGAGATCATGCGACTGGGGCTGGCGCTGGGCGCCAAAGGCACGACGTTGGCAGGGCTGGCCGGGGTGGGTGACCTGGTGGCCACCTGCACCTCTCCTTATTCGCGCAATCGCTCGCTGGGCGAGCGGCTGGGACGCGGCGACACCATGCATACGGCCCTGCACGGCAAGGACGGCCACGTCGTCGAGGGCGTCACCTCCTGCGAGTCGGTGCTGGCCCTGGCGTCCAGTTACGACGTCGAGATGCCGCTGACGGACGCCGTGCACCGGGTCTGCCACAAGGGGCTGTCGGTCAACGACGCCATTGCTCTGCTACTGGGCCGCAGCACCAAGCCGGAGTGA
- a CDS encoding PE family protein → MSSFLIAAPQALSAAAADLGAIGEAVRQATAVAAPTATIMPAAADEVSAVIAALFGTVGQEYQAVSAQAAEFHAQFVRALVGASGSYAAVEAASADALGSPERQMLGAINAPANLLLGRPLIGPGTDGAAGTGAAGGPGGLLWGRGGNGGSGAAGHAGGAGGAAGLLGVGGAGGAGGAGANGGTGGSGGWLWGNGGAGGMGGVGGNGGTGGNALLFGSGGAGGAGGTGLGGSIGTPGSPGSAMAAGGSGGDGGSGGSGGTGGAGGRGGLILGDGGAGGVGGSGGAGGAGGSGGAGWTATTAGADGGDGGDSGTGGSGGNGGAGGVAGASRSLFGHAGAYGSGGAGGAGGSSGVAGDGGAGGAGNAMTAAGGKGGMGGDTGGVGAGGTGGAAAGPRAVAGADGAAGVLIAGGNGGMGGAGFTGTAPGMDGGNGGAGGAGGSHGNGGAGGAGGDGIAGNSGTAGAAAGQSGGDGVDGGSGGAGGAGGAAGSVRGDGGAGGAGGHGARGGDGGVGVTGTSATAAGADGQAGGSGGSGGAGGDGGNGGAGGASAHGTAGKAGAGGNAGSGGNGATPGDGGAGAAGDANHLAGGAGGAGGDTGLGGKAGVAGTGFSTGADGVDGSTPTGILGNGGKGGAGFSATVSGADGGKGGAGGAGGNFGSGGAGGAGGDGAAGGNGAAGVAAGESGRDGVDGGSGGAGGAGGAGGSVRGDGGAGGAGGQGARGGDGGAGVNGAAATTPGADGQAGGSGGKGGAGGDGGNGGVGGTAAHGVSGATGTGGNAGNGGNGATPGDGGAGAAGNATHRDGGAGGHGGNTGVGGAAGTGGSGRITGSDGTAGSTPGGILGNGGKGGAGFSATASGVDGGKGGAGGAGGNFGSGGAGGAGGDGAAGSNGAAGTKAGDSGRDGVAGGAGGAGGDGGAGGSVRGDGGAGGAGGQGARGGDGGAGVNGAAGTTPGADGQAGGSGGKGGAGGNGGNGGAGGASAHGVTGTTGTGGNAGSGGNGATPGDGGAGAAGGSLTGHGGAGGAGGDTGFGGAGGHGGSGRTAGSDGVDGATPTGVMGNGGAGGAGAHAAAAGVSGGDGGAGGKGGNFGNGGAGGAGGDGAAGAAGVNPTPVAPAANGDNGTGYPGLFNSATAGTDGASGAAAGQAGGNGGNGGAYVSTNGAGVGAAAGDGGNGGLGAPGGNGGNGGAGGSLGLGQATGVNGGAGGRGGDGVAGQTGGAGGAGGAGGEGGSVRGSGGTGGAGGKGGTGGAGAAGETEVPAAPEVARTPRTSPSKPRSVPRPVVTAGSAVPVAPAGRAAPAARVEPAGLVAYTTVTDSATARTGSAATAAPAAPPGPAATGAPDVCSSDLRRGHGRKGRHRRARRRCRRSRSGRRRW, encoded by the coding sequence ATGTCGTCCTTTCTGATCGCCGCCCCGCAGGCTCTGAGCGCTGCGGCCGCCGACTTGGGAGCGATAGGGGAGGCGGTCCGGCAGGCGACGGCGGTGGCGGCGCCGACGGCGACGATCATGCCCGCCGCCGCCGACGAGGTGTCGGCGGTCATCGCGGCCCTATTCGGCACCGTCGGCCAGGAGTATCAAGCAGTCAGTGCGCAGGCAGCGGAGTTCCACGCCCAATTCGTAAGGGCGCTGGTCGGGGCGAGTGGCTCTTACGCGGCTGTGGAAGCGGCCAGTGCCGACGCCCTGGGCTCGCCGGAGCGGCAGATGCTGGGTGCGATCAATGCGCCGGCGAATCTGCTGTTGGGGAGGCCTTTGATCGGCCCGGGGACCGATGGCGCGGCAGGTACGGGTGCCGCGGGTGGGCCCGGCGGACTGCTGTGGGGGCGCGGAGGCAACGGCGGGTCGGGCGCGGCCGGGCATGCCGGTGGGGCCGGCGGCGCCGCCGGGTTGTTGGGTGTGGGCGGGGCCGGCGGTGCCGGCGGCGCGGGCGCCAACGGTGGAACAGGTGGCAGCGGCGGTTGGTTGTGGGGCAACGGCGGTGCCGGCGGTATGGGTGGGGTCGGCGGTAACGGAGGCACCGGCGGCAATGCGTTGCTCTTCGGTTCCGGTGGTGCCGGCGGGGCAGGCGGGACGGGCCTCGGCGGCTCGATCGGCACACCGGGCAGCCCAGGCAGCGCCATGGCTGCCGGCGGCAGCGGTGGCGACGGCGGCAGCGGTGGCAGTGGGGGCACTGGTGGAGCGGGCGGGCGCGGTGGACTGATCTTGGGTGACGGCGGTGCCGGCGGCGTCGGTGGCTCGGGCGGCGCCGGCGGTGCCGGAGGATCCGGCGGAGCCGGCTGGACGGCGACCACCGCGGGCGCTGACGGAGGCGATGGCGGCGACAGCGGCACCGGCGGGTCGGGCGGTAACGGGGGTGCCGGCGGTGTCGCCGGAGCGAGCCGGAGTCTGTTCGGTCACGCAGGCGCCTATGGCTCCGGCGGCGCCGGCGGGGCTGGGGGTAGTTCGGGCGTGGCCGGTGACGGCGGGGCCGGTGGGGCGGGCAACGCAATGACCGCCGCCGGGGGTAAGGGTGGAATGGGTGGTGACACCGGCGGTGTCGGGGCCGGCGGAACCGGCGGCGCGGCCGCGGGCCCGAGAGCTGTTGCCGGGGCTGACGGCGCCGCGGGAGTCCTGATCGCCGGTGGCAACGGCGGTATGGGCGGCGCAGGCTTCACCGGGACTGCCCCCGGCATGGATGGTGGGAATGGCGGTGCCGGCGGTGCGGGCGGTAGCCACGGTAATGGCGGCGCGGGCGGGGCCGGCGGTGACGGAATAGCCGGGAACAGTGGAACAGCGGGCGCGGCGGCCGGTCAGTCCGGCGGTGACGGCGTTGATGGCGGGTCCGGTGGCGCCGGTGGTGCTGGTGGTGCGGCTGGCTCGGTGCGCGGTGATGGCGGTGCCGGTGGGGCCGGTGGGCACGGTGCGCGTGGTGGCGACGGCGGGGTCGGCGTCACCGGTACGAGCGCAACGGCGGCCGGTGCCGATGGCCAGGCCGGGGGTTCGGGCGGTAGTGGCGGTGCCGGCGGCGATGGCGGCAACGGCGGGGCCGGGGGTGCCTCTGCACATGGAACTGCCGGCAAAGCGGGTGCCGGGGGCAATGCCGGTAGCGGCGGCAATGGCGCGACCCCGGGCGACGGTGGGGCCGGTGCTGCCGGCGACGCCAACCATCTGGCCGGCGGCGCTGGTGGTGCGGGTGGTGACACCGGGTTGGGTGGCAAGGCCGGCGTTGCCGGCACCGGCTTCAGCACGGGCGCCGACGGCGTGGACGGCTCCACACCCACTGGGATTCTGGGCAACGGCGGCAAGGGCGGGGCTGGGTTCAGCGCCACGGTGTCGGGTGCGGACGGCGGTAAGGGTGGTGCCGGCGGCGCGGGCGGCAACTTCGGTAGCGGCGGGGCCGGTGGCGCGGGCGGGGATGGGGCGGCCGGTGGTAATGGCGCGGCCGGCGTCGCGGCAGGTGAGTCCGGTCGCGACGGCGTTGATGGCGGGTCCGGTGGCGCCGGTGGTGCAGGTGGTGCGGGTGGCTCGGTGCGTGGTGACGGTGGAGCCGGTGGGGCCGGCGGGCAAGGTGCCCGTGGCGGTGACGGCGGTGCGGGGGTCAATGGCGCGGCCGCGACGACGCCGGGCGCCGATGGGCAGGCCGGGGGCTCGGGCGGTAAGGGCGGCGCCGGGGGCGACGGCGGCAACGGCGGGGTGGGTGGTACTGCGGCACATGGCGTTTCGGGCGCTACGGGCACCGGCGGTAATGCCGGCAACGGCGGTAACGGCGCGACCCCCGGTGATGGCGGAGCGGGTGCGGCCGGTAATGCCACCCATCGTGACGGCGGGGCCGGCGGGCACGGTGGCAACACCGGAGTTGGCGGTGCGGCCGGCACTGGCGGTAGTGGACGCATTACCGGTAGCGACGGAACCGCGGGTTCCACGCCCGGCGGGATTCTGGGTAATGGCGGCAAAGGTGGTGCCGGCTTTAGCGCCACGGCGTCGGGCGTGGACGGCGGCAAGGGTGGCGCCGGCGGTGCGGGCGGCAACTTCGGTAGTGGTGGGGCTGGGGGTGCCGGCGGCGACGGGGCCGCCGGGAGCAACGGCGCGGCTGGGACCAAGGCCGGTGATTCCGGCCGTGACGGTGTAGCCGGTGGCGCTGGTGGCGCCGGGGGCGATGGTGGCGCGGGTGGTTCGGTCCGCGGGGACGGTGGAGCCGGTGGGGCCGGAGGGCAGGGTGCCCGTGGTGGTGACGGCGGTGCGGGGGTCAATGGCGCAGCCGGGACGACGCCGGGCGCTGATGGGCAGGCCGGGGGTTCGGGCGGTAAGGGCGGCGCTGGCGGTAATGGCGGCAATGGTGGGGCCGGTGGCGCCTCGGCACATGGCGTAACCGGGACCACCGGTACCGGGGGTAACGCCGGGAGCGGCGGCAATGGCGCCACCCCGGGTGATGGCGGCGCCGGTGCGGCAGGCGGCTCACTGACCGGTCACGGCGGGGCCGGTGGCGCGGGCGGCGATACCGGGTTCGGCGGGGCCGGCGGACACGGCGGGAGTGGGCGGACCGCGGGAAGTGATGGTGTGGACGGGGCCACACCGACCGGTGTGATGGGTAATGGCGGGGCCGGCGGGGCCGGGGCGCATGCCGCGGCTGCCGGGGTCAGCGGCGGTGACGGTGGCGCCGGCGGTAAGGGCGGAAACTTCGGCAACGGTGGCGCCGGTGGCGCCGGTGGAGACGGGGCGGCCGGCGCTGCGGGCGTCAACCCGACACCAGTCGCCCCAGCGGCCAATGGCGACAACGGCACCGGCTATCCGGGGTTGTTCAACTCAGCAACGGCGGGCACGGACGGGGCCAGCGGCGCGGCGGCCGGCCAGGCCGGCGGCAACGGTGGTAACGGCGGTGCATATGTGAGCACCAACGGGGCAGGCGTGGGGGCGGCCGCCGGGGACGGCGGCAACGGAGGACTCGGCGCCCCCGGCGGTAACGGTGGTAATGGCGGTGCTGGCGGTTCGCTGGGGTTGGGCCAGGCCACCGGAGTCAACGGCGGGGCCGGCGGCCGCGGCGGTGACGGAGTAGCCGGTCAGACCGGCGGCGCCGGTGGCGCCGGCGGGGCCGGCGGCGAAGGCGGTTCGGTCCGCGGCAGCGGCGGCACCGGTGGTGCCGGCGGCAAGGGCGGTACCGGCGGCGCCGGGGCAGCGGGCGAGACCGAGGTACCGGCGGCGCCGGAGGTAGCGCGAACTCCACGGACTTCCCCTTCCAAACCCAGGTCGGTCCCTCGACCGGTGGTGACGGCGGGGTCGGCGGTGCCGGTGGCACCGGCGGGGCGGGCGGCACCGGCGGCAAGGGTGGAGCCGGCGGGGTTGGTGGCGTACACCACGGTGACGGATTCAGCGACGGCACGCACGGGATCGGCGGCGACGGCGGCACCGGCGGCACCGCCGGGGCCGGCGGCGACGGGGGCACCGGACGTGTGCTCTTCCGATCTGCGACGCGGCCACGGCCGGAAAGGGCGGCACCGGCGGGCACGGCGGAGATGCCGGCGCAGTCGGTCTGGGCGGAGAAGGTGGTGA
- the cofC gene encoding 2-phospho-L-lactate guanylyltransferase — protein sequence MGSAHGDVGLIIAVKRLAAAKTRLAPVFSAPTRESVVLAMLVDTLSAATRVSSLHSITVITPDDVAAAAATELGAQVLADPTAPDDPDPLNSAVSSAAGVVDVPNVVVLQGDLPALQTQELTEAISAARHHERSFVADRLGTGTAVLCAFGTALDPRFGPDSAARHRRSGAIELTGAWPGLRCDVDTPADLAAARQLGVGPATARAIAHRSAR from the coding sequence ATGGGCAGCGCACACGGGGATGTCGGGCTGATCATCGCCGTCAAGCGTTTGGCCGCCGCCAAGACCAGGCTGGCTCCGGTCTTCTCGGCCCCGACGCGTGAGAGTGTGGTCCTGGCCATGCTGGTCGACACCTTGTCCGCGGCAACCCGGGTGAGTTCGTTGCACTCGATCACGGTCATCACCCCCGACGACGTCGCCGCGGCCGCGGCCACCGAGCTCGGCGCCCAGGTGCTGGCGGACCCGACCGCGCCGGACGATCCCGACCCGCTTAACAGCGCGGTCAGTTCCGCAGCGGGTGTGGTCGACGTCCCGAATGTTGTTGTCCTGCAAGGTGATCTGCCCGCATTGCAGACCCAGGAGCTTACCGAGGCCATCTCGGCGGCACGACACCACGAGCGCAGCTTCGTCGCGGACCGGCTGGGCACCGGCACCGCGGTGCTGTGCGCGTTCGGGACCGCGCTCGACCCGCGATTCGGGCCGGATTCCGCAGCGCGACACCGTCGTTCGGGCGCGATCGAACTGACCGGCGCCTGGCCCGGGCTGCGTTGCGACGTCGACACACCGGCTGACCTGGCGGCCGCCCGCCAGCTCGGGGTGGGCCCGGCGACCGCACGCGCCATCGCGCATCGCTCCGCGCGGTGA